TGCCATTGCCAAGCAAAGTGCCAAACCTAAGAAAGACCCTCATTCTATTTCTGAAAGGGTTGCTGATAAATTAGATCCTCTGAAGGAGTTTTATCGCGATTCTTTTGTTCAGCATCCCGCTCATATAGAGGCGATCGTTAAACATGACACAGCTCTACTTGTGATAGATATGCAATATTTAGATGCTGCTGAGGGTTTTGGAGTGTTTAAAAACGCAGATACTGCGGGGGTGCCACATGAAGCTCAGCGTTATTATTTTCGCACTTTACGAGAAACCGTAGTCCCTAATATCCAAAAGATTCAGACTGCTTTTCGTAAGCATAATATGGAAATTATTCATACTCGCATTCAATCCTTAACCCGAGATGGGAGAGATCGCAGCGCTGGGCATAAGCGGCTAAATTTACATGCGCCACCGGGGTCTAAGGAGGCGGAATTTTTGGAGAAGTTGGCACCTCA
This portion of the Verrucomicrobiota bacterium genome encodes:
- a CDS encoding isochorismatase family cysteine hydrolase, with protein sequence MTGKKNAIAKQSAKPKKDPHSISERVADKLDPLKEFYRDSFVQHPAHIEAIVKHDTALLVIDMQYLDAAEGFGVFKNADTAGVPHEAQRYYFRTLRETVVPNIQKIQTAFRKHNMEIIHTRIQSLTRDGRDRSAGHKRLNLHAPPGSKEAEFLEKLAPHGDEIIFNKTASGVFPSTNIHYVLNNLGIKALFVTGVYTNECVETTVRAACDLGYMVTVIEDGCTTVTPELHKASLATLRDRYARIMTTEQALRELESHAIKRPSLLDEEIISSVS